A portion of the Streptomyces sp. NBC_00376 genome contains these proteins:
- a CDS encoding APC family permease: MSTMDVPSEAESEIPASQPRTRKPAVPGMTWVTLALMTTASVASLRSAPTMAVYGLACVFLYVVPAIVFLMPTALVSAELASGWNGGVYRWVSEGLSKPLGFLAVWCQFAMTIFYYPSLLAYVASTIAYVIDPSLAGNGVYTAIVIMVLYWTGVWVSSRGTKAVAGLSSWGLIIGTLIPGTVLVVLGFVFLGQGNGSAAPMTASHLLPQWTGLASLVLIVNNFLSYSGMEMNAVHVSSLKNPARQYPRSMFLAMGLVLLIFILPALAISWVVPADQLSLTAGVMQAFDAFFSYFHIGWLTPVVAVALVAAALGGMLTWLAGPSKGLLLISREEGYLPPFLQKLNKNGIQQNILVTQGVVTTAIALMYALIPDVSSAYWIFSVITTQVYLIVYLLMFAAAIRLRRTQPDHPRGYRAPALVPLCVLGLLASLAALVIGFVPSSQFGGGSVWSYIALVGGGLVVLGLLVPYLFLRLRKPNWRTPAGQDGAAADGGA; this comes from the coding sequence ATGAGCACCATGGACGTCCCCTCGGAAGCCGAGTCGGAGATCCCCGCATCGCAGCCCCGGACCAGGAAGCCCGCGGTGCCGGGGATGACCTGGGTGACGCTGGCGCTGATGACCACCGCCTCGGTGGCCAGCCTGCGGTCCGCCCCGACGATGGCCGTGTACGGACTGGCCTGCGTCTTCCTCTACGTCGTCCCGGCGATCGTGTTCCTGATGCCCACGGCGCTGGTCTCCGCCGAGCTGGCGTCGGGGTGGAACGGCGGTGTCTACCGCTGGGTGAGCGAGGGGCTGTCGAAGCCGCTCGGATTCCTCGCCGTGTGGTGCCAGTTCGCGATGACGATCTTCTACTACCCGAGCCTGCTCGCGTACGTCGCGAGCACCATCGCCTATGTCATCGATCCGAGCCTGGCCGGCAACGGCGTGTACACCGCGATCGTGATCATGGTTCTTTACTGGACCGGGGTGTGGGTCTCCTCCCGGGGCACGAAGGCCGTCGCGGGGCTCTCGTCCTGGGGCCTGATCATCGGGACGCTGATTCCGGGCACCGTCCTCGTCGTGCTCGGCTTCGTCTTCCTGGGCCAGGGCAACGGCTCCGCGGCTCCCATGACCGCCAGTCATCTGCTTCCGCAGTGGACCGGGCTCGCCAGCCTCGTCCTGATCGTCAACAACTTCCTCAGCTACTCCGGCATGGAGATGAACGCCGTCCACGTCTCGTCGCTGAAGAACCCGGCCAGGCAGTACCCGCGGTCGATGTTCCTCGCCATGGGACTGGTGCTGCTGATCTTCATCCTTCCGGCGCTGGCCATCAGCTGGGTCGTCCCGGCCGATCAGCTCAGCCTGACGGCCGGTGTGATGCAGGCGTTCGACGCGTTCTTCTCGTACTTCCACATCGGCTGGCTCACCCCGGTCGTGGCCGTCGCCCTGGTCGCGGCGGCGCTCGGCGGCATGCTCACCTGGCTGGCGGGGCCGTCCAAGGGCCTGCTGCTGATCTCCCGGGAGGAGGGCTATCTGCCACCGTTCCTCCAGAAGCTCAACAAGAACGGCATCCAGCAGAACATCCTGGTCACCCAGGGCGTCGTGACCACCGCCATCGCCCTCATGTACGCGCTGATCCCCGATGTCTCCAGCGCCTACTGGATCTTCTCCGTGATCACCACACAGGTGTATCTCATCGTCTATCTGCTGATGTTCGCCGCCGCGATCCGGCTGCGCAGGACCCAGCCCGACCACCCGCGCGGCTACCGCGCCCCCGCCCTCGTACCGCTCTGCGTCCTCGGTCTGCTCGCCTCGCTCGCCGCCCTGGTGATCGGCTTCGTACCGTCGTCGCAGTTCGGCGGCGGCAGCGTCTGGTCGTACATCGCGCTGGTCGGAGGCGGGCTCGTCGTGCTCGGTCTGCTCGTGCCGTACCTCTTCCTCAGACTCCGCAAGCCGAACTGGCGCACGCCCGCCGGGCAGGACGGTGCGGCGGCGGACGGTGGCGCATGA
- a CDS encoding DUF5997 family protein, with protein MTSHKTAQTMKPATAAKKLGVYLEATPSEFQEGVVSRTELNALQSDPPEWLQELRRNGPHPRPVVAAKLGVSIAGLARGGITEALTTEQIEALKQEAPDWLQQERVTQAEVRKEAVRIKEKNAARADRSDDQRS; from the coding sequence ATGACGTCGCACAAGACCGCCCAGACGATGAAGCCCGCGACCGCGGCAAAGAAGCTGGGTGTGTACCTAGAGGCCACCCCCAGCGAGTTCCAGGAGGGTGTCGTCTCGCGCACCGAGCTGAACGCACTGCAGTCCGATCCGCCCGAGTGGCTGCAGGAGCTGCGACGCAACGGCCCGCACCCCCGGCCGGTGGTCGCCGCGAAGCTGGGTGTCTCGATCGCGGGTCTCGCCCGTGGCGGAATCACCGAAGCTCTCACGACGGAGCAGATCGAGGCGCTGAAGCAGGAAGCCCCCGACTGGCTCCAGCAGGAACGTGTCACCCAGGCGGAGGTCCGCAAGGAGGCGGTGCGGATCAAGGAGAAGAACGCGGCCCGCGCGGACCGGTCCGACGACCAGCGCTCCTGA
- a CDS encoding dipeptidase has protein sequence MSEHELADRIAALMPRAKADLTELVSIPSVADPRQYPPEECRRAAQWVADAFTEAGLHDVHLAETPDGSAAVLGHRPPPPGAPTVLLYCHYDVQPPLDDDAWASPPFTLTERDGRWYGRGSADCKGNIVMHLTALRALGDDLPVGLRFVAEGSEEQGTGGLEAYVEQHREQLLADALLICDTGNAAVGRPTVTTSLRGLAGVVVTVSTLGAELHSGMFGGPAPDALAALVQILSTLRDADGGTRIDGLDSSGTWPGAPYDEEQFRRDADVLDEVSLTGSGTVADRLWARPAVTVLGIDCPPVVGSSAAVQGTARARVSLRVPPGTNADAALLALTAHLEKAAPWGAHVSVESEGTGAPFRAATDGPAYATLGRAMADVYGEPMVALGQGGSIPLCNVFTNAYPRAEIVLMGVEEPQCLIHAPNESVDPTEIQHMAHVEALFLSRYAAARRN, from the coding sequence ATGAGCGAGCACGAACTGGCCGACCGGATCGCCGCCCTGATGCCGCGTGCCAAGGCGGACCTCACCGAGCTGGTCTCGATCCCCTCCGTCGCCGACCCCCGCCAGTACCCGCCCGAGGAATGCCGCAGGGCGGCCCAGTGGGTCGCCGACGCCTTCACCGAGGCGGGTCTGCACGATGTGCACCTCGCCGAGACGCCCGACGGCAGCGCGGCCGTGCTCGGCCACCGCCCGCCGCCGCCCGGCGCGCCGACCGTGCTGCTCTACTGCCACTACGACGTCCAGCCGCCGCTCGACGACGACGCCTGGGCCTCGCCCCCCTTCACGCTCACCGAGCGCGACGGCCGCTGGTACGGACGTGGCAGCGCGGACTGCAAGGGCAACATCGTCATGCACCTCACCGCACTGCGGGCCCTCGGGGACGACCTGCCGGTCGGGCTGCGGTTCGTCGCCGAGGGGTCGGAGGAACAGGGCACCGGCGGCCTGGAGGCGTACGTCGAGCAGCACCGCGAGCAGTTGCTGGCCGACGCGCTGCTGATCTGCGACACGGGCAACGCCGCCGTGGGACGGCCGACCGTCACCACCTCCCTGCGCGGCCTCGCCGGTGTCGTGGTGACCGTGTCCACGCTCGGCGCCGAACTGCACTCGGGGATGTTCGGCGGGCCGGCCCCGGACGCCCTCGCCGCACTCGTCCAGATCCTGTCCACCCTGCGCGACGCGGACGGCGGAACGCGCATCGACGGACTCGACTCCTCCGGGACCTGGCCCGGGGCGCCCTACGACGAGGAGCAGTTCCGGCGCGACGCCGACGTGCTGGACGAGGTCTCGCTCACCGGCTCCGGGACAGTCGCCGACCGGCTCTGGGCCCGCCCCGCCGTAACCGTCCTCGGCATCGACTGCCCACCGGTCGTCGGCTCGTCCGCCGCCGTCCAGGGCACCGCACGGGCCCGGGTGAGCCTGCGCGTACCGCCGGGAACGAACGCGGACGCCGCGCTGCTGGCCCTGACCGCCCACCTGGAGAAGGCCGCCCCCTGGGGAGCGCACGTCTCGGTCGAGTCCGAGGGGACCGGCGCACCGTTCCGGGCCGCCACCGACGGACCGGCCTACGCGACCCTGGGCCGGGCCATGGCGGACGTCTACGGAGAGCCGATGGTCGCCCTCGGCCAAGGCGGCTCCATCCCGCTGTGCAACGTCTTCACCAACGCCTACCCGCGCGCCGAGATCGTCCTGATGGGCGTGGAGGAACCGCAGTGCCTCATCCACGCCCCCAACGAGAGCGTCGACCCCACCGAGATCC
- a CDS encoding geranylgeranyl reductase family protein, with protein MRETTPDRSGSDARPDHGSDEEAQVIVVGAGPAGSAAAFHLARAGVDVLLLEKSRFPREKVCGDGLTPRAVHQLIRMGVDIKAPGWTRSRGMRWVAGEHQVHIDWPALGRYPDFGLSRSRHDFDDILARHAVAAGARLRTGVKVTEPLTDRAGRITGVTAVTEEKEPLAFHAPIVIAADGASARLALAMGLQRDRNRQIATAARRYYRSPERSAEEYLELWADLRFPGSDHYLPGYGWIFPMGDGRVNVGLGALPHRRHGKADLRATLEEWLARTPEAWGLREENAEGPVRSAALPLGFNRHPLYTRGLLLVGDSGGMISPWNGEGIGQAMEAGEVAAETATLALAMPRGPGREQVLHGYPVEMNRRWGRYYRLGNTAADLIFSRSGFQPVLNRYVMGSPFLLNTLARLLTNLTDKPSHDLVDHLLNGVVRLVPEPKVRRRR; from the coding sequence ATGCGGGAAACGACGCCAGACCGGTCCGGGTCGGACGCCCGGCCCGACCACGGCTCGGACGAGGAAGCCCAGGTGATCGTGGTGGGAGCGGGGCCCGCGGGATCCGCTGCCGCCTTCCACCTCGCCAGAGCGGGCGTCGATGTCCTGCTGCTGGAGAAGTCCCGCTTCCCCCGGGAGAAGGTGTGCGGGGACGGTCTGACGCCGCGTGCGGTGCATCAGCTCATCAGGATGGGCGTCGACATCAAGGCTCCGGGATGGACCCGTTCGCGCGGGATGCGCTGGGTGGCCGGGGAGCATCAGGTCCACATCGACTGGCCCGCGCTCGGCCGCTATCCGGACTTCGGTCTCTCACGCAGCCGGCACGACTTCGACGACATCCTCGCCCGGCACGCCGTCGCCGCCGGAGCACGGCTGCGCACCGGTGTGAAGGTTACCGAGCCGCTGACCGACCGGGCAGGGCGCATCACCGGTGTCACCGCCGTCACCGAGGAGAAGGAGCCCCTGGCCTTCCACGCGCCGATCGTGATCGCCGCCGACGGCGCCTCCGCCCGTCTCGCCCTCGCCATGGGGCTCCAGCGGGACAGGAACCGGCAGATCGCGACGGCCGCCCGCCGGTACTACCGCAGCCCCGAGCGCTCCGCGGAGGAGTACCTGGAGCTGTGGGCCGACCTCCGGTTCCCCGGGAGCGATCACTACCTGCCCGGGTACGGCTGGATCTTCCCGATGGGCGACGGTCGCGTCAACGTCGGCCTCGGCGCACTGCCGCACCGCCGGCACGGAAAGGCGGACCTGCGCGCCACGTTGGAAGAGTGGCTGGCCCGTACTCCCGAGGCATGGGGGCTGCGCGAGGAGAACGCGGAGGGCCCCGTCCGCAGCGCCGCCCTTCCGCTGGGCTTCAACCGCCATCCCCTCTACACCCGCGGGCTCCTGCTCGTCGGCGACTCCGGAGGCATGATCAGCCCCTGGAACGGCGAGGGAATCGGCCAGGCCATGGAAGCCGGTGAGGTCGCCGCCGAGACCGCCACACTGGCCCTCGCGATGCCCCGGGGCCCCGGGCGCGAGCAGGTGCTGCACGGCTACCCGGTCGAGATGAACCGCCGCTGGGGGCGCTACTACCGCCTGGGCAACACGGCCGCCGATCTGATCTTCAGCCGCTCCGGTTTCCAGCCGGTCCTCAACCGTTACGTCATGGGGTCGCCGTTCCTGCTCAACACCCTGGCCCGGCTGCTCACCAACCTCACGGACAAGCCCTCGCACGACCTGGTCGACCATCTGCTCAACGGCGTCGTGCGCCTCGTACCGGAACCGAAGGTACGGCGCAGGCGCTGA
- a CDS encoding LysR family substrate-binding domain-containing protein gives MTSSEVTPSFRLAYVPGVTPGKWVRIWNERLPDVPLTLVGVSAAEASDALRGREADVGLVRLPIDRTALSAIPLYTETTVVVVPKDHVMATVDEVSAAELADDIVLHPLDDTLDWEDRPGRPANERPATTADAVELVAAGVGLLVVPQSLARLHHRKDLTYRPVTDAPESRVALSWLEDETTDLVEEFIGIVRGRTVNSTRGRPKPQAQAKAKDKRADKSGAGRKPAAGKSAGKSGARTAGKSGGKSTRGGSAAPKAAKRGKPRRRP, from the coding sequence GTGACAAGCTCGGAAGTAACCCCTTCGTTCCGGCTCGCGTACGTCCCGGGGGTGACACCCGGAAAGTGGGTGCGGATCTGGAACGAGCGGCTGCCCGACGTCCCGCTGACCCTCGTGGGGGTGTCGGCCGCCGAGGCGTCCGACGCGCTGCGGGGGCGTGAGGCCGACGTCGGCCTCGTACGGCTGCCGATCGACCGGACGGCTCTCAGCGCCATCCCCCTCTATACCGAGACGACCGTGGTCGTGGTCCCGAAGGACCACGTCATGGCGACCGTCGACGAGGTCTCGGCCGCGGAGCTGGCCGACGACATCGTGCTGCACCCCCTCGACGACACCCTCGACTGGGAGGACCGCCCCGGGCGGCCCGCCAACGAGCGTCCCGCCACCACGGCGGACGCCGTCGAGCTGGTGGCCGCGGGGGTGGGGCTGCTCGTCGTACCGCAGTCGCTCGCCCGCCTCCACCACCGCAAGGACCTCACGTACCGGCCGGTGACCGACGCACCCGAATCGCGCGTCGCGCTGTCGTGGCTGGAGGACGAGACCACCGATCTGGTGGAGGAGTTCATCGGGATCGTCCGCGGGCGGACCGTCAACAGCACACGGGGCCGCCCCAAGCCCCAGGCCCAGGCGAAGGCGAAGGACAAGCGCGCCGACAAGAGCGGCGCCGGGCGGAAGCCCGCGGCAGGCAAGTCGGCCGGAAAGTCGGGTGCCAGGACGGCCGGGAAATCGGGCGGCAAGAGCACGCGGGGCGGCTCCGCCGCCCCCAAGGCCGCCAAGCGCGGCAAACCCCGTCGCCGCCCCTGA